The segment CTTCCAAGCAGGGACTTCCAAGCAGGGACTTCAAGCAGTGACTTGAAGCAGTGACTTTCAAGCAGCCCTTCGGGCACCAACTGGCAGCGATGACTTTCAGCTGCCCCCACTTTGCCGTGCAGGATTTTGCCCTCTGCTTTTCCCACCCCTCTGCTTCCCATGGTGCAGGTCGGGCCTCTCCAAGTTGGGCTGTCCCAGCTCGGCCAGGCAGGTGCCAACGAACCCCCCGAGTCCTGAAAGTCCCACTTTATAATTCATAGAGCggttaaggctggaaaagacatctaagatcatcgagtccaaaccGTGTCGACACCCGGCTCAGCCTTTGGGAGAACCCTTCATTGGGAAACCATTTGGgttcagaagcaaagcaacGTGCAGGATGGTGGGCAAAGCCGTACAACCCAACTGCCCAGGGGTGGCAGCTCCGTCCAACCCGGTACCCGCAGTCCCAGAGCTCCCCTACTCCCCTACCTGCAGCTGTCGGGCCGCGCACCAAGGCGGGGTGTCGGGCTCTATGTTGGGGCCGGGCAATATCCCCACCCGGAGCTGCCCGGCCCCGGGGCGGAGCACAGAGCACGGAGCAttgagcagagcccagccccaCGGGCAGCGCAGCACCACGACACCCGCGGCGTCCCCTCCCAGCGGTCTGAAACGTCACCACATCGAGCACCGAGGGCTTGGACGCATCGATGGTTCCGGCTCATTGCGGGTCATCACCCACCCCGACAGCGCCCGGCGTGAGTCATGGGATCATAGAGCCATAAAACCAACAAGGCTGGGAAAGAACTCGGAGAACGAGCGGCAGCCGATGGCCCAGGGCAGGAGACCAGCACAGCGGGTTGGATTCACTCGTGATTGATCAGATGGAGCCatggcagctgtgcagtgctatgcagtgctgtgcaatgcaatgcagtgctgtgctgtgctgtgcagtgcaggctgATGGTGCACAGCCCAGGATGGGGCTCTTTTCCGAGAGgttctcctgtttttctcctcctgctgcagttaCACAACGGCCACGGTGTTACGaaatcagaactgaaaacaggaaaCGGAATCTGAGCGTGGCTCCGTTCCTTCGTTCACCTGAATGGGCACAGGACGGAGCTGCGGGGCTGATGGGTCGGACCGTGAGGGCACAGTTTGCTCCCAACCCCCCCGGGTTTCTCCCATCGCATCCTTTGATCAATCCCGAATCaaaccagagctgagcagtgcagctgagccCTGTGTGCTCCCCCCGCCCCCGGCGCTGCTTTCCCAGGACATCCCGGCACCGCCGCACCTTAAAGCAGCGCCCAGCACTCCGCATTTCCCTCTAGGAACGGCCCTTGATAGGCTGCCCTGCAATCATCCACGGAGCTTCAGCCTGTTAAACTCCGTTTATTGAGGGGATTTGGCGTGATTGCCTCGTAGCGATGTTTGCTGTGCGGCTGCCAGCTGGGTCAATGGGCTGCACAGCTCAGGTtgggaaagggaggagagggcAAAGAGGTCGTTGAAGATGAAGAAGTGCATAAAACCAAGTGggggatgtggctctgggcagcctgggctgctggttggtacctgcacacagcagggttggagctggatggacATTATGGGCCTTTAcaacccattctgtgattctgtgtgtttctgtcaTCCCTGAGGACACTGAATTCCCCCAGAGGCAAAAGTCCCCACCTGAATGGGAGAGTTATTTACATGGGCTTAAATCACATCAAACCCAGAAACTGCTGACTGGAAATGAATGATTCCCATCTATTTTATAGGGCTGTTTGGATTTTAGTGAGCCCATAAAACTGCAAACCATCCAGGCTGGCAAAAACCTTCgaggtcattgagtccaaccatcagctctAGCAGTGAACCCCACCTCCctgcacctccagggatggggagctCCATCACCGCCCCAGTGCCTGACCCAGCCCATCTGCACCAAGAAACTCCTCCATGGCCAACCAAAGCCTCTCCAGCACAACTGGAAGCCGTGTTCTCACACCCCGTCATTTAACACCTAAGAGACCAAAAGCTCCTCATTGCCGACCTGCTGCCTTTGTAGCTCCTTTCTGCTGGGCAATAAGAGCACAGGCCAAAAGAACCTCAAGCAATTGGTGTCAGTGAAGGTCAACCACAGCCCACAACCCCCTCTGAATCCAATGCAGTTTGATACAGGTCTGTGCAGAGATGCAGAGTTACAGCACCATCTCCCAAGCCACCCAAAGGCACCGTGTGATGAACCCAggacccagcacagcagctctcctcACCCCCAAACAGCGCCGTATTTCTCTCCTATTACTTATTAAATCCATTGGGTGCACTGATGGGGACGTGTCAAGCTGAGCTCCCCCCAGGAGGGCtctcaaacagcagcactgctctctgcagggctcACTACGTGCAGCCAGCAGCTCGTTTACTCAGCAGCTCATTGTGCCCTTTAGAGCTTGTGGTTGATGAGCAGCTTTTGCTCTGTGttaccccatagacacccttTATCAGacactggagagcagcagcagagcaccaTCCAGTGACAGCTCAGCTGCGTTCAGCTCTTGCGCTACCAGATCCAACTCATGGCCAATGGATCATCGCATTAATGTGGAGTTTGGCGACCCCTGGTGGTGGCAGGAGATTGGATcacccttccaacccaaaccatcctgaTTCACGCACAGCCCTGACcacaaaaggaagaggaagaaacacagcagtcaAATAATTGTGAGTTTATATTCAGTCGTTGCAAACCAAGGATGTCCTGTTTCTTTACTGTTTAATTCAAggcaagagagaaagagaaagaaagagagagagctACACAAGCACATCCAAGGCTGTGAGTGAAGAACAGTGAACACAACAGTCTTGAAAATACGTTTAATGTCTAATCTGATACAAAAGTGACAGCATCTCCAAAATATATCAAATCCTGGATTGATCGGACAGCGAGAGCCCGGCTAAAGGAAATACAGCAGCAGGTGAGAAATCTCTACTCCGAAATGTGATTGATTGATTGCTTCTATTTCATGTCGGAAACCAAGGCGGGATGGCGAACCTCAAAGCACAGAACTGACTTCTCAGCGATCGAACTCAAAGGATGCATAGAAATGGTGGAACTCCATTGCAAAAAGCGCCAGGCCAGAAGTTGCTCACACTCACTCGACAGAACGTGGGATAAAGTTACTACACGGCATATAGTGACAGCTCGAGTTTTTACACCATAGATTGAACAGGAatacccttttttttccactgctagGCAAAGAACTTGGCTCACAAAAACAAAGGGCTTATGAAACAGTTCTCGTAACCTCAAGAAATACGAATATACattggaggggggaaaaaaaacaaacctaaaacaTCCCATATATAGTGAATTTGAGCCTAAATGTTCCAGTAATAAACCCTGCCTACTTCAGGAAGAAGCTGCACACCCGGTTACCAGCACAAATCCCCTCCTGAGTCACTCCTTGTTTGCTGCTCTCTCCTTTCCTACCTCTTCTTGCTCCCCCCAAGGACACATGGGTGCAGTGTGAAACCAGAGCGTGCTGCCCGAGCGGCTCCCGTGGGGCAGCTGTTGTTCATCACATTGCTTTATAACCTAAGGCTGCAGgtactgaaattaaaagcacttGAGCAGACGTAGGCAGTGTTCTACTGTGTTTAATTGGTCTTGCCGAGATCGAAGCGCAGCGTGCTGCTGGGGAGGCCCAGGGGTTTGTTTAATACTGACACTTTGGGTTCCGATTCCTCGGGTTGGAGCTGGCTTTTATACCCAAGCATTTCTCTTCAGGTCCAGTACTGTCTTCCCATCCTTAGAAGATAAAAGATGCATGTACCTTTGGCTTTTGGGGTAGATTAAAAGGAGCCACAGCTCCCATTCTGCAAAGCTTTGCCATGAGGGCTGGGCCAGCCAACAGGCACCACCAGCAGGTCACCCCACTTGTTCTGAGGAAGTTCATCGTACGCATGCAGGAAGCCATGGGAAGGTATGGGAAGCAAATGAACTTGCTTTCACAGTTCCACGATACAAAGACTCCCTAACGAGCTACCATGTTAAGCAACATCGGTTCCTAATTCTACCTACAGAGGCTATGTCAGGATACCCCCATCTGGGGACAAACAAAATGTCCATGGTGAAATCCAGGCTATGAAGCACCACCAGAGCTCCTCACCAACACGTGGCCGTGCCTCAGTAACGTTACACCAGCAGACACCCCAGCACAGATATGGCAAGAATATAACACTGCAGTGCCCCCCCAGAGCAGGGacagccacacagcagcacacaggcttCGAAACATTcagttcctccccagctttgctttctcagtgAGGTATGCAGGCAGCCGGCTGGGCACAGAGCGCTGCTCTCCATTCCCATGTTCAGTGGAGCCCCAAAGAGACGTGCTCGCCCCCAGCTGTGGCAGTAAGGATGGCACAGGGGATCTGCGAGGCCCCACCAAAACCTGCTGGGAATGGAATGGACCGGGCtgcttttgttcagctttgAAGCTCGAGTTCAGTTTCTATGGACTCTGACAACACCTGCTGAGTTTACACAACCCGGCAGAGCAGTCAGATTTGAAACAACCAGAAGTCAGGTTAGAATACAGGGAAGTACTTCACCTACGTGGGAATGAAATCTTTACACAGACCAAGTCAAACCTCCAACCAGCACAGAACGAGAACCAGGCAAAACGAAAGTCCTCATTGGCATGCACGAAACTCACACTGCTTGATTCAAAGGGAGCTGCACATCCAGGTCACTCTGCGTGCACAGAAATACCTGTCTGCAAAAGCCAGCAGGGTGCTGACCTGAGAGCAAGCATTTCCAAGCACGTCTTCTCCTCCTCAGTCCTGGAATGAACAATCCTGGTGGGTATATACAAAATGCTGAGGAAGCCATCCGAGTTCACGCGCTCCGTCTCTTCCGTCGCCCATTAGTGCAGCACGTTCCAAAATGACATTTCTTGACAAAAATCTCGTAATATTCTTTTATTGGACATTGTTTAGAATAACCTGCAAACAGACAAGGTGTGACCAGCCATCCATCAGCAGCCAGCATCAGTCTGGCAACAAGACTTAAAAGCATTCGTGGatatttcagctgctttttgacTCGCGAGTCCTCGTGCCCGACTCTTTGGAATCCTCACTTGGCAGCTCTCCTTCCCCCCAAGGGATGTTTGCCAGAGTAAGAACCACagatttcagcttctcttctgctcttcGTAGCTCGTTTATATTAAACCAAACAATTACACCAGCATACGAGCAAGTTAATGTTATGCAAATTGCTAAACTGCTCCTTCATACCTCAAATGCACATACAAGAGGCAAGTATTCTTCATAGCCCCAAAcattactgaaacaaaaactgtaaaaatctCTGTAAGTAGTGGATGAAGGTGGAAAGCTACAGTACTTTGTTGCCCAGAACGTATTCAACGGTAAGGCTGCAAGAGACAATGAGAATTCATGGTCATTACAGGGCCTTCACCAAGCGGTTCATTCACAGTTACAAAGCTCCTTAGCTAGAGAACATTCAAGTTGACAGTGTGTTATTCCCTTATGTGTCCTGGGAGCAATCTCTCCACACTGCACAGACTAGAGTAGCTTTCATATCTCAGTGTTACACTGCAAGgcttttcccccctttatttttctctgtcttttaaagGCTTCCAAAGAAGTGGAAAGACCACAGCAGTGCAACACCAGCTTGACAGAATGTAGCCATTCTGACACATGCAGTTAAATGTTTAAGCAGAAAACTGGCTGCTAATCCACTGACTACATGGATAAGCCCTTAGAGTTCTTACCTGCATCAATAGGTCTGACACTACCCAATTTCCATGCTTAAAAGTGTCAAGATTTAAGTCATTGATGACAAAAACTAAATCCTAGAACTGTCTggcttgaaaaggaccacaaccatcatccagttccaacccccctgctacatacaaggtcaccaaccaccagaccaggctgcccagagccacatccagcgTATATACTCACATGGGGACCACCTGGCATTGATGGAGCACCAGCAGGACCAGATGGCACTTGAAAAGGATTAGGGGGCGTAGGATACAGTCCTGGAGCCGGGTACGATCCTGTGGGTGGAGGAAACGGACCTGGCGGTGAAGGTCCCCACGTTCCAGGTGGGACTGTACCCCATGGTACTGTTGGCGCTGCCCCTGGAGTCTGGGTGGGAGCAGAGTATGGCCCCGGGGGTGGATATGGCATGCTGGGTGCAGGATACTGCCCTCCCATTGTCGGTCCCCATGCTCCAGAGGGCATGGATCCCCACGGCCCAACGGGAGCGGGAGGCGCAGCTGGCTCCGTCGGACCGCCATAAGGTCTTGGAAGCTCTGGAAAGGGCATGTTTGGCGGAGGATACTGCCCCGGTGGGACGGgacctggcactgctgggggTGGATATGGACCTCCGGGAGGAGGGCAAGAGGGTCCGgtaggaggaggaggaaatggagCAGGCGGTCCAGGGGGCATTGAAGGATACATTCCTGTAGGCGGGGGGCCGAAGGGCACGTTGGAAGCAGACGTGTTTGGCGGCAGCGCTGTGGGCCCAGCAGGGGGAGCGCTCGGGTTGTTCCAAGGATTCGATGGCGGCCAACCCTGCGGCGGCTGGGAGGGCTGCTGGCCGGGTTTGGCACTGCTCACTTTGGAGGTTTTAGCAGGAGACTGATCGGGTAAAGCATCTGCCAACTGAGAGAGAGAGCAGTCGTGAGCATGGGAGATACCTGCTGGAGGGGATGGTTGCCCACAGTCACCCACTATCCATATGCATTTCAGTTGCCAGAATGGGAGGAGAAAGAGCTAcatgctgctgcacagagagcaCTACATTCACTTTGTGCAGCTTCTGTCATTAAAGAAGAAGCATCCTGACATGCCACAGCTCTAAAGCCAAAGATAAAAGGCAACCCTCAGCAATAAACAACCCCAGTACAAACCCAGGAAGAAGAATGTGCTGTAAGTTTCCATTGTAGCTACTCCGATGCTATTAGGACAGCACCCCCCTGTGAGAACCACCACAGAAGAGAACCTTCGAGGCACCTGAATTCACACCCGGAGGCCACAGTCTGTTACCTCTGCCCCAGAGCAAAGAGCTGTTAGTGCAATGCCCAGGCAGTCATCTCAGCTGCGCGCTGCCCTTCTTCTCATAGAAGCGTCTGAACAGAACGAAGCAACTGGCACCTTCGGGAACAAAAAGCCATTACTTACCGAAAAATCATCAGTTCCAGACATTATGCTGAAAAGCAAGgtaaaataaagtgaaattcCTTGAAAAGAAAGTACATTGAGGATGAGTTCAGCAAGGATTCAATATCGGTCTCATTCAAACCCAAAGGGACATCCAGCTGGCAGAGCCTCAAACATGGTTCCATCCCATTGACTGGGGTCCATACACACAGCAGCCACCCAAATGCTCTCCCTCAATACGGCCTCCACCTCAGCTCAGATGGGATCCATGCAGTGTTAATGGCTCATAGTATCAATGGCTCAGGACACTAAGATAAACTATTTCAGGTATTCATGCCCAACAAGCAGCCCCTACAGCAATGCCAGCAGGTATCCAGGCTCTTTTCTAAACCAGGAGAAGTTGTTGAAGTCAATGCCCCTAAAATTAAACACCATCACACCCCCATTCGGATCTTATCTTTAGAAGTACTAAATGTGGGTTTTAAATACACTAAAAGTCAGTGGATGCTCCTATTTGCTTCCACTAACTTCAGCTAAGCAGTATTGAATGCAGACAGaaggaaggctgtgctgctctgctcgTTATTGTGTGCTCTTCCCACTCCCTTTCAGCCCTTCCTTCTCCATGCTGATATGGAGCTGATGCCACTGACCTTTGCTCAGCACCTGCTCCATCCCCTCGTGTATTCTCACTGCTTCTCTTTGAGGTTTCTCCAATGCTTTTGTAGCTCTTAAGATGAATGACAAGAAAGAGCCAGAATGAATCCAAGATGTGAGAGAGCCACTGATTTATACAGTTCCTTAATGACGTTCTGGTTCGCCCTCTATTTCCTGCCCAACACTTAATGTTTGATCTTCTTTTTGTTCACTGCTGAAACTGACTCCTGCAGCAGTACTTTATTCTTCAGTGTTAAGGGTCAGCCCGTCGTTTTATATATGAAGCGATGCGTGTCATTTCACATTCAAGAGCTCTGAATCACATCACATTTATCTCTATGGAATTACGTTTGCCATTTTATTACCTAAGCTTTACTTTCCTGACAGCACCACACATTTCCCAGCAACGATCCCACCAGGCAACCAAAGCCCTGCAGAAACAGAGTGAACTTCATCTGTAGGTGAAGTTATGGGATGGCACAGACCATCTGAGAAACAGATCTACAAGGGACTGGAAAACACTATGGAGAGAGTTAGAACATACGCTGCaagggggagagggaagagaggagaCAGACCCAAAGGGTAACCTGGAAGGAAATCCCATCATCTGTATGAGAAATGGTAATGGAAGCTGAAGTAATGGATGGCTACAGCAGAAAGAGCCCTGCCTGCAAAATGCCAGCAAAAATCCCCCATATTTACCAACCAGCTGATGGTTTCCAAAggcttctgtgctgtgaaaatTAAGGAAACAATTCTGCTGTGTGGCTGTTAGGAGAAAGCCTGCAGCAAAGAGAAGCTCCTGATAAGATTTAGTGGCTCTCTCACTTTGGCAAGCAGACGGGAGCAACATTTGGCATAACTGAGACAGAGCCAAGCGTGTCAAGGATCCTCCTGCAGACAGGATGGCCCACTTTGGGGACGCTTTTCAAACACCCATTTCATCTGCACGCTGCCACCGTCATTTAATAAAGGAGTCATTCTGGTCCTGGTAGGCACATACAACATACAAACCCATCTAGAATCCATACGccatcccagctgcacagcacaacTCCAATCAAGACCTCAGTGGAGCTATCAGTTCTATTACAGGAGCACGGCACGGGGCATCCACGTGCTCAGAAATAGAGTCTGACACTGCTGGACTGGAGACCTCAGGGTCCCCACTGCCAACACACGGGCTCACCATCTCAGAATATACACTGCTGCACTGATGAGGCTTTGAGTGACCGCATGGTTAACAAATGGGCTTGGAGCTCCTGCACTGTATAGAGAAAAGCTGGTCCATGGATCAGACATTTCCTACTGCCATATTTAAGCTCTACTTCAGATTGCGTTTCCTTGGGGCAGAGGGGAAAAGTAGAGTGAATGGAAGGAGGAAGATTCAAGGAGTTTAAGTAACATGGCAGGCAGGAGAAAGACTACTGAACTAACAGCATTAAATCCCAAGTCCTGCTTGCATCCACACTGCTGCAAGACAACAtttcctttgtgctgtgctggccAACGCCCCTGGCAGCACCCTTTGCTTTGCACAagtgctcagcctgcagctccagaCACAACCCAGGGCCAGAAGCATCAAATCGAAGTGAGGCAAAAGAGCAAAGATGTCTGAGATAAAGCAAAGGACAGGAATGAGGAGCAGAAATCCCCCACCCTTTGCCCTGAACTGAAACTTGACATGGAGGATTTCCAGCACACCTACCCTGAAACTACAGACAAAGCAGCCTGCAGACAAGAGTCCAAGGCCCCCAGGGCAGCCATCAAGTTGCCACTAATCACTGGGATTTAACAACATGTAGGTAAGAATGGCAGGTTATCAGGCAGGACAAAGGCTGAgatgtgcagcactgccaggccAATCCTACCTGCAGTACTGAACACCATGTGAATCCATGGCCAGCTTCAGAGAGCTCTGTGAAAACCCCCTGGGGTTGATGCTCCATGTGGCAAATTAAATCCTTCAGCCTCCGCCCTAAAACAGCCCAAAGTGTTTTTTCGGCTCTGAGTCCCCTCTGCTTCCACCAGAACCACATGGAAATGAGCGATGCAGGAGCATTTTTCCCATGCTCTTGCCCTCCCTGGCTTTTCTCCATCACCGGTCCCTGGTGACTGCCATTAGAATGAGCTGCCCCAAacccttcttccttctgttgctaAAGCGATTCAAACTGCTTTCATAACTTCATCAGCTGCATGGCACTTTGCTCACTATTGATGTGACAGATTCAGTTCCCATCTCTGAGATCACAGAATATccctggttggaagggacctcaaggatcacgaagctccaaccccccaccacaggcagggccaccaacctccacaaTTGATACCagtccaggctgcccagggccccatccaacctggccttgaacacctccagggatggacggggcatccacagcctctctgggcagctgttccagcacctcaccactctcacagtaaagaacttccccctgacatccaacctaaatcctCCATCCTTCAACTtcaatccatttccccttgtcctgctgttatctgccctttcaGAGTTGCCTCCCCCGAGATCATCttccaaacaacaacagaaaacctcaGTGCAACAACAGGCACAGCTGCATTTCCACTGGGTGGCACAGCTCTATCAGCAAAGAGCTTCTTCTGTCACTGTGACATGACTAATGCCTACCAGCAAAACCTCATCTACAACAGGAGTCCTGCCCACATAACTGTAACTATCCAACACAGCTACGCAgatcaaatggaaaagaaaccaaTGACAGCTTCTACTGCAGCTGCTCCATTTAGGCCTCAAGCACCAGCAGTTTATAGCTGTCCCTTCTCCATTTTTAGGGTCTAAAAGATCATCTCAAAGATGCCACACTCGAGCACTGTGCAACCATTTAGCCTGACCTGCGCCTTTACCCATTAGGAGAATAAATGGCAGTCAGACCgaagatgaaaagcaacagATTCATAGTTAGCAGCTGCTTTCGATGCGGCgatctttctgttctttcctacGCCTGCTTTGACggaaaagaaggcagaaggagGGTTTTTAGGCTTCAGATTGTCAGCACTGATCTCATCCACAATGACAACCACAATGATGCTCGTTAGCGCCTTTGCTATAAATTACCCACTACCagaaaaaacaattcaaaacaCAAGTCTTACCAGTTTCCAAGACCTGTAAAATATACAGCCAGAAGGAATTGTAAGCTGTTCTGTTCCTCCATATAAGACAAGCTGTTCCGTTTTACAGCTGCCCCCCTTCCTAAGATGAGACCTGATCACTTCAGGTGCTTACAAACAGATGATGCCCAAACCAGCGACTAGAAATCACTGCTGAGAACTGCAAGTGTCCATTGCCAAAGCTCAATCCTGGCTACAACTTACGAGCAAGTTTtccacccagagggtggtgacgcactggaacaggttgcccaaggaggctgtggatgccccatccctgcaggcattcaaggccaggctggatgtggctctgggcagcctgggctgctggttggtgaccctgcacacagcagggggttgggactgggtgaTCACCTCCATCTTCCTCCTATCAACGCTATATACTTGTGAATTGTCAGCTAAACACGAGCACTTAGCAAAGGTCCTCCAGCACCgggttgtttttaaagcaacacCAAAACTCTGTGTCATCTGCCAGTATCAGCCTCACCGATGACGAACTAAACTCCACACCCTTCTGCAGAGATTCCTTTCCAGGAAGCTTTTCAGGATACAGCCTCAATAAATGGACGCGGTTGGTACCTTTTCATGTTTGAATTCACACTGTTAAGGTCTGCTTGAATGAACTCCAGCTTCAAAAATACCTACAGTGCCTCTCCTCTCATCGGTCCCACCTAAGGAAGGGAAGCTTTGGGATGTGCCTTTTAAAAGAGctattatttaaagaataaaggCCTTTTTGTTTCCTACATCCCCGGACTAAACGGTTGAACAAACAGCAGGAGGTGATTCGTGCCTTCCATGGGATGCACCTCAAAATACCCCTTCCCTGGGAGATAAGCAGCTCCCCAGGTAGATCAGCAGCTCATAAGCAGCTCATAAGCAGCTGATAAGCAGTCCAGGGCTCTTCAATAGTGCACTGTGCTCCCTTTGTCAGTGAGTCACCACCTGAGACAACGAAACGACTTCTCACAAGCTACAACAGATTGGGGacatcacagaaccacagaactgtaggggttggaagggacccctggagatcatcgagtccaaccccatCTCTTCAACCATTTAAGAGGTGGGTTTTTAGGCCCAACTCAGTATCCCTCCCTCCCACTGAAGGTACAGACGCAATAACCGCTTGCATTTCTCTCCACGTAAAACGCTTCACAGTTATTTATACATCATTTCTATACCCATCCACAGGCTGAGCCCAGATCCCCCCAGCACACCCCCCGGCCGCAGCAGGTCGCTCCCCTCCCCCCGAGCCCTATATCGCTGTTCCAGCCCATCCAGCTCAGCTCCTCGCCCCTCCCCTCAGCGCCGCGACCCTCGGCACCGCCCCGCTGCACAGGGCCTGGATGGGCACGGCCCAGCAGCCCCCGGGGGCGGCCCTATGGCTGTAGGGAGGGGCGCTGCACCCCATAGCTCCGttcctccatccccacccctcATCCCTGTGTGATGGTGCCCGTGTTGGGGCCGGTACCTGCGGTAGAAGCGCAGCGCAGCACAGGCCGGAGTGGAGGCAGCGGGCGGCCCGCAGCACCACCAACACCGCTACGGCAAGGAGGAACAGGAACTGCGTCACACGGCCCGCCCTAACAGCGACAGGAAGGGCGAGCACCAGAAGCACCGCCCGCTGCCATTAACACCGCCCCCATGTCGCCATTACTTCCttcagcccccaccccacacacactGTGCCCTACCCAGCTGTAGGAGCgaccccctgctgtgtgcagggtcaccaaccagcagcacaggctgcccagagccacatccagcctgggcttgaatgcctgcagggatggggatgggatggaacaGCGAGATCATCAAATAAATGGCtttgaaaatcacagaattatcaaggttggaaaagatctagaagatcatctagtccaagtattaccaatacttcccgcctaaatcatattcctcaacacaacatccaaaaaTGACGTTGTCCTGAGTTAATAAGTGCTCTTTCTCAAGGCAGAAGCTTGTTGAAGTAAAGATAAAGTCATAAAACTGGTTCAAAGTGCAAATGCGCCCTATTGAGGAGATGAGATGAACTGGATGGAGCTGGAAAGGAAGCGCTGCTGCTTgttgtgaatcacagaatgacccgggttggaagggacctcaaggatcatgtagttccaaccccctgcctggcagggccaccaaacatacacctttactagatcaggttgcccagggccccgtccaacctggtcttgaacacctccaaggacgcgaacatccacaacctccctggtgcagcctgttccagggcctgaccactctcctagtgaagaacttcccctaacatccaacctaaatcttccctcttttaacttaaaaccatttccccgtgtcctgccattatcagccctttccaagagtttaccCCCTCCTGGCaagtaagttcccttcaggtattgaaaggctgccatgaggtcaccccgcaaccttctcttctccaggctgaacaaacccaactccctcagcctgtcctcatagttgaggtgctccagccccctgatcatcttcctgtccctcctctggaccctttccaaaatctcca is part of the Coturnix japonica isolate 7356 chromosome 5, Coturnix japonica 2.1, whole genome shotgun sequence genome and harbors:
- the MAPK1IP1L gene encoding MAPK-interacting and spindle-stabilizing protein-like, which translates into the protein MSGTDDFSLADALPDQSPAKTSKVSSAKPGQQPSQPPQGWPPSNPWNNPSAPPAGPTALPPNTSASNVPFGPPPTGMYPSMPPGPPAPFPPPPTGPSCPPPGGPYPPPAVPGPVPPGQYPPPNMPFPELPRPYGGPTEPAAPPAPVGPWGSMPSGAWGPTMGGQYPAPSMPYPPPGPYSAPTQTPGAAPTVPWGTVPPGTWGPSPPGPFPPPTGSYPAPGLYPTPPNPFQVPSGPAGAPSMPGGPHPYR